From the Malus domestica chromosome 17, GDT2T_hap1 genome, one window contains:
- the LOC103404272 gene encoding U-box domain-containing protein 3 yields the protein MEELVLQNLFSGDRAAQIEAATELGKLKSKQRHKLAERGVMVPLISMLHSEDAEAIEASLFSLLSLAFGSERNKSRIVKSGALPALLNLLRCESKAVIELTIAAFLILSSCKGNKLPIASSGAIQLIVELLNQDYAEGISLQARLDGIATLHNLSTCHQIIPSLVSSGVVFSLQQTFHSLEKSNQLVEKAIALLDDIVSSSETVLEETAGTCGTIRALVETIEEGSTKSKEHAARILLLICQSCREKYRGLILREGAMPGLLQLSGDGSWTAKTTARELLFLLRDCSNYGSRNKQSRNMVIEQIMEEIDAEGERVAGTSTSAQRLVEEMLAKISIGR from the exons ATGGAGGAGCTGGTGCTGCAAAACCTGTTTTCCGGCGACCGGGCGGCGCAGATTGAGGCGGCGACGGAGCTGGGTAAGCTGAAGAGCAAGCAGAGGCACAAGTTGGCAGAGAGGGGCGTTATGGTTCCGTTGATTTCGATGCTGCATTCGGAGGATGCCGAAGCCATTGAAGCTTCTCTGTTTTCTCTACTTAGTCTTGCCTTTGGTAGTGAAAG AAACAAGAGTAGAATTGTGAAGTCCGGGGCTTTACCGGCGTTGCTAAACCTGCTCCGCTGCGAAAGCAAGGCGGTGATCGAGCTCACGATAGCGGCTTTTTTGATCCTTTCGTCTTGCAAGGGAAACAAGCTACCGATTGCATCGTCCGGAGCCATCCAACTAATAGTTGAACTTCTCAATCAAGACTATGCTGAAGGCATCAGCCTGCAAGCCAGACTCGACGGCATAGCCACGCTACACAACCTCTCGACCTGCCATCAGATTATTCCGTCATTGGTTTCTTCCGGCGTGGTGTTTTCGTTGCAACAAACATTCCACAGcttggaaaaatcaaaccaactGGTTGAGAAGGCAATCGCGCTACTTGACGACATTGTTTCTTCATCCGAGACTGTGCTCGAGGAAACTGCAGGTACTTGTGGCACAATCCGGGCACTGGTTGAGACAATTGAAGAGGGATCGACGAAATCCAAGGAGCACGCAGCGAGAATCCTCCTGCTTATATGCCAGAGCTGCAGAGAAAAGTACAGAGGACTGATACTGAGGGAAGGAGCAATGCCGGGACTGCTTCAGCTGAGCGGCGATGGGTCGTGGACGGCTAAAACCACGGCACGGGAGTTGCTGTTTCTTTTGAGAGACTGCTCCAACTATGGTTCGAGAAACAAGCAGTCGAGGAACATGGTTATAGAGCAGATTATGGAGGAAATCGATGCCGAAGGAGAGAGAGTTGCGGGGACAAGTACATCGGCACAGAGGCTGGTGGAGGAGATGCTTGCAAAGATCAGCATCGGACGATGA
- the LOC103404273 gene encoding uncharacterized protein, whose product MRTAHLHPYRTAHLRPYRHHRSLLSLLILSTPTTKQQRSFSLIFSLSTPSTSTLSKPLPPPPSPPPRTVAMASADLAAAVPAAEDETYGFKRSEMFKEKLAGTVNAYDRHVFLCYKSPEAWPSRVEGSESDPLPKFFASALKARKNDIAVKTLLTVIEGREGTEFSDGDVLIFPQMIKYKGLKESDVDNFVDDVLVNDKPWASGVQEALTGSHVFVCAHGSRDKRCGVCGPVLIDKFKEETELRGLSNQVFVIPCSHIGGHKYAGNLIIYSPGSDGSITGHWYGYVTPDDVPELLDQHIGKGEIIERLWRGQMGASSDGAEKINGQKLPNGGESKKIEEKPQENGNQTNQENVNQIQSNENFSGCCQGADSNGFTCCQEVSLEQKGGSEEKKLKETTKACARKDASGKLSSLIGKWEQSDVLAAAAVVGAVATVAVAYSFYRRSG is encoded by the exons ATGCGCACTGCGCACCTACACCCATACCGCACTGCGCACCTACGCCCATACCGACACCACCGTTCCCTCCTCAGCCTCCTCATATTATCAACACCAACAACCAAACAACAacgctctttctctctcatcttttCCCTCTCTACTCCTTCGACTTCAACCCTCTCTAAAccccttcctcctcctccttctccgcCTCCTCGAACTGTAGCAATGGCCTCCGCCGACCTCGCCGCCGCCGTTCCCGCCGCAGAAGACGAGACGTACGGTTTCAAGAGATCGGAGATGTTCAAGGAAAAGCTTGCCGGCACCGTCAACGCCTACGACCGCCACGTCTTCCTCTGCTACAAGAGCCCCGAGGCCTGGCCGTCGCGCGTCGAAGGCTCTGAGTCCGATCCGCTCCCTAAGTTCTTCGCCTCCGCTCTCAAAGCTCGCAAGAACGACATCGCCGTAAAG aCGTTGCTAACAGTAATTGAAGGACGCGAAGGAACTGAGTTTTCCGACGGCGATGTGTTGATTTTCCCACAAATGATCAAATACAA GGGCTTGAAAGAGTCGGATGTGGACAACTTTGTTGACGATGTCCTTGTGAATGATAAACCATGGGCTTCTGGAGTGCAAGAGGCCTTGACTGGCTCCCATGTATTTGTATGTGCACATGGTAGTCGAGATAAAAGGTGTGGTGTTTGTGGACCTGTTCTGATTGATAAGTTCAAAGAGGAGACTGAGTTGCGAGGACTGTCAAATCAGGTGTTTGTTATTCCTTGCTCTCACATTGGAGGCCACAAGTATGCTGGAAACTTGATTATTTACAGCCCAGGTTCAGATGGAAGCATAACAGGCCACTG gtatggctacgtcactcctGATGATGTGCCGGAATTGCTTGATCAGCATATTGGGAAGGGAGAGATCATAGAGCGACTTTGGAG GGGCCAAATGGGAGCATCTTCTGATGGAGCTGAAAAAATTAATGGCCAGAAGCTTCCAAATGGAGGAGAAAGTAAGAAAATCGAGGAGAAGCCCCAAGAAAATGGCAACCAAACTAACCAAGAAAACGTCAATCAGATTCAGAGTAATGAGAACTTTTCAGGCTGTTGCCAGGGTGCTGATAGTAATGGATTTACATGCTGCCAAGAAGTAAGTTTGGAGCAAAAAGGTGGAAgtgaggaaaagaagctgaaagAGACCACAAAGGCGTGTGCCAGGAAGGATGCCTCGGGGAAGCTGTCAAGCTTGATCGGGAAATGGGAGCAAAGTGATGTTCTTGCAGCTGCTGCAGTGGTGGGAGCAGTGGCAACAGTGGCTGTGGCCTACAGCTTTTATAGAAGGTCAGGCTGA
- the LOC103404271 gene encoding protein kinase PVPK-1: protein MESLVDGVNSLPKIRYSAPPEVGNNPPSTTGTARPSQPPSPKQSRSEGVLSPSCVTAHTYSVKTVSYSNGSVNNLKNPNKATNHSMQQEEFLHMGKHYHSSNKGKLEHGGPNDVLNKSAETSYLNKVSMLEAKSSDKNPVNDCDSSRYLESRNHGLVPYKVVAGQKNSHFVSHCASPQNSLYSASLYCEAKQSFTNTEVSECASSVEKSVESGEVTNSCDLIESRTTSIYRGSTGSDVSDESSSSSLSNAIYKPHKANDVRWEAVQAARSDHDGTLGKEHFKLLRTLGCGDIGSVYLAELIGTKTYFAMKVMDKALLASRKKLLRAQTEREILQSLDHPFLPTLYTHFETEKVSCLVMEFCPGGDLHALRQKQPGKHFPEHAARFYVAEVLLALEYLHMLGIIYRDLKPENVLVREDGHIMLSDFDLSLRCAVSPTLVRSSNLSLETKKSSYCVQPACIQPTCVMQPDCITPTCFGPRFFTGKPKKDKKTKVKKNNNDVNNQASHLPELVAEPTSARSMSFVGTHEYLAPEIIKGEGHGSAVDWWTFGIFLYELLFGRTPFKGQGNRATLFNVVGQPLRFPESPSVSFAARDLIRGLLVKEPQHRLAYRRGATEVKQHPFFQSVNWALIRCTTPPQVPKHYILDTPDTPKEPMNGKMPGVDLKPSGNYLEMDFF from the exons ATGGAGTCACTGGTTGACGGGGTTAATTCTTTGCCGAAGATTCGCTATTCTGCACCGCCGGAGGTAGGCAACAACCCTCCTTCCACAACTGGGACTGCTCGTCCTTCTCAGCCCCCATCTCCAAAACAATCGAGAAGCGAAGGGGTTCTGTCGCCATCTTGCGTGACTGCGCATACTTATTCGGTAAAGACAGTCAGCTATTCAAATGGTTCTGTAAATAATCTAAAGAATCCCAACAAGGCAACTAATCATAGCATGCAGCAGGAAGAGTTTCTCCATATGGGGAAACATTACCACAGTTCGAATAAAGGAAAACTCGAACATGGAGGCCCAAATGATGTTCTGAACAAATCAGCCGAAACTTCTTATCTGAACAAGGTTTCCATGCTGGAAGCAAAATCAAGTGACAAGAATCCGGTTAATGATTGTGATTCGAGTAGATATCTGGAATCTAGAAATCACGGTTTGGTTCCTTATAAAGTAGTGGCCGGGCAGAAAAATAGCCACTTCGTTTCTCACTGTGCAAGCCCTCAGAACAGTTTATATTCTGCCTCTCTGTATTGTGAAGCCAAGCAGAGTTTCACCAACACAGAAGTCAGTGAATGTGCCAGCAGTGTGGAGAAGTCTGTTGAAAGTGGCGAAGTTACTAATTCCTGTGATCTTATTGAGAGCAGGACGACCAGCATCTACAGAGGCAGTACTGGCAGCGATGTTAGCGATGAGAGCAGCTCCAGTAGTTTGAGCAATGCCATTTACAAGCCCCACAAGGCAAATGATGTTAGATGGGAAGCGGTGCAAGCAGCGCGATCTGATCATGATGGAACGCTGGGTAAGGAGCATTTCAAGTTGCTGAGGACACTGGGATGTGGAGATATAGGCAGCGTTTATTTAGCTGAACTGATTGGCACTAAAACTTACTTCGCCATGAAGGTAATGGATAAAGCATTATTGGCAAGTAGGAAAAAGCTTCTTAGGGCTCAGACAGAGAGGGAGATACTGCAATCTCTGGATCATCCTTTCCTGCCAACATTATATACACACTTTGAAACGGAGAAGGTATCTTGTTTGGTGATGGAGTTTTGTCCCGGGGGTGATCTGCACGCACTCAGACAAAAACAACCTGGGAAACATTTTCCGGAGCATGCTGCCAG GTTTTATGTGGCTGAAGTTCTTCTTGCTTTGGAGTATTTGCATATGCTCGGGATCATTTACAGAGACCTCAAACCAGAGAATGTTTTGGTGAGGGAAGATGGACATATAATGCTTTCAGATTTCGACCTTTCTTTAAGATGTGCCGTTTCCCCCACCCTGGTAAGATCTTCAAACTTAAGCTTGGAGACAAAGAAGTCATCATATTGTGTTCAGCCTGCATGCATCCAGCCGACTTGTGTGATGCAGCCAGATTGCATTACCCCCACATGTTTTGGTCCACGCTTTTTCACGGGCAAGCCAAAGAAAGATAAAAAGActaaagtgaagaagaataataATGATGTAAACAATCAAGCGAGCCATCTCCCCGAGCTCGTTGCAGAACCAACGAGTGCTAGATCAATGTCCTTTGTGGGAACACACGAGTACTTGGCGCCTGAAATCATTAAAGGTGAAGGCCATGGCAGCGCTGTGGATTGGTGGACATTTGGGATCTTTCTCTACGAGCTTTTGTTCGGAAGAACTCCATTCAAGGGGCAAGGAAATCGGGCTACGTTGTTCAATGTGGTTGGCCAGCCATTACGATTTCCAGAGTCGCCTTCTGTCAGCTTTGCAGCCAGGGACCTGATCAGAGGTTTACTTGTCAAAGAACCACAGCATCGTCTTGCATATAGGAGGGGAGCAACAGAAGTTAAACAGCATCCGTTTTTCCAAAGCGTGAATTGGGCACTAATTCGCTGTACAACTCCACCCCAGGTGCCAAAGCACTACATACTGGACACTCCTGATACACCGAAAGAACCCATGAACGGGAAGATGCCGGGCGTTGATTTGAAGCCATCTGGTAATTATTTAGAGATGGATTTCTTTTGA
- the LOC103404270 gene encoding uncharacterized protein: MAMVSSNLGFSPRPKLLQVSCRKREKNRDNYDPYKVIEITPPPKSLGVRCFPSNLHCGDSVTIEGQTYTISAVTHRYQLRKGKYEPSEKRLDVLSTARYILNLYLDNLLEQS, from the exons atggcGATGGTGTCCTCGAATCTGGGCTTCAGTCCACGTCCAAAG TTGCTTCAAGTCTCCtgcagaaagagagagaagaatcgAGATAACTACGACCCTTACAAAGTCATCGAAATTACTCCTCCGCCCAAGAGCCTCGGCGTTCGTTGCTTCCCCTCC AACCTGCATTGTGGGGACAGTGTGACAATAGAAGGCCAAACTTACACAATCTCAGCCGTAACTCATCGGTACCAGCTGCGGAAGGGGAAGTATGAACCGAGCGAGAAGAGGCTCGATGTTTTGTCAACAGCGAGATACATCTTAAATTTATACCTAGATAATTTGCTAGAACAATCTTGA
- the LOC114822739 gene encoding uncharacterized protein isoform X1 codes for MTPTSKAKLRTITSQTTDTRRRRMTTTAGPSLKLATAPAPAQFIKYFGAYGEIIDSVIMKDRKTGQPRGFGFVTYADPSVVDRVIEETHVINGKQVEIKRTIPRGAMGSKDFKTKKIFVGGIPTTVNEEEFSDFFSQYGEVKEHQIMRDHSTGRSRGFGFVTFDTDQAVDELLDKGNKLDFAGAQVEIKKAEPKKPNQPAPPSKRYNDSRPAYGGGYGESYGGYGGGSYGGAGAYRSAAAYGGRGSAYGGYGGSEFGGYGVYGGGGGGGIGAYRGESSMGYSGRYGGAYSRGYDIGGGYGGAGEGYGGYGGAGGAAGGGGYGSGYDAGFGGGYGGGSGASFYGSRGGGYGGAGSGRYHPYGR; via the exons ATGACCCCAACCTCGAAGGCGAAGCTCAGGACAATAACCAGCCAGACCACAGACACGAGACGGCGGAGGATGACGACTACGGCAGGTCCCAGCCTCAAACTGGCGACGGCGCCAGCCCCGG CGCAATTTATAAAGTATTTTGGTGCGTACGGTGAGATTATAGATTCAGTGATAATGAAGGACCGGAAGACGGGGCAACCCCGTGGTTTCGGGTTTGTGACGTATGCAGACCCCTCTGTGGTTGATAGAGTCATTGAGGAGACTCATGTTATCAATGGCAAACAA GTCGAAATCAAGCGAACAATACCCCGGGGAGCAATGGGGTCTAAGGATTTCAAGACTAAGAAGATATTTGTGGGTGGAATTCCAACAACCGTAAATGAAG AGGAGTTTAGCGACTTCTTTTCACAGTACGGAGAGGTTAAGGAACATCAGATTATGCGGGACCACTCCACCGGTCGCTCCCGTGGATTTGGATTTGTCACCTTTGACACAGATCAAGCAGTTGATGAACTCTTGGACAAGGGGAACAAGCTTGATTTTGCTGGAGCTCAG GTGGAGATAAAAAAGGCAGAGCCAAAGAAGCCAAACCAACCTGCACCACCATCGAAACGTTATAATGATTCTAGACCTGCATATGGTGGTGGGTATGGAGAAAGCTATGGTGGATATGGAGGTGGCAGTTACGGTGGTGCTGGTGCTTATAGGTCAGCTGCTGCCTATGGTGGTAGAGGGAGTGCTTATGGAGGATATGGTGGCAGTGAATTTGGCGGATATGGAGTATATGGCGGTGGCGGCGGTGGTGGTATAGGGGCTTATAGGGGAGAATCCTCCATGGGATATTCAGGCCGTTACGGAGGAGCCTACAGCAGAGGTTATGATATAGGAGGAGGTTATGGTGGAGCTGGGGAGGGTTATGGGGGATATGGAGGTGCTGGCGGGGCagctggtggtggtggttacGGGAGTGGCTATGATGCAGGTTTTGGAGGTGGCTACGGAGGTGGTAGTGGAGCTTCCTTTTACGGTAGTAGAGGAGGGGGATATGGTGGTGCAGGTAGCGGTCGATACCATCCATATGGGAGGTAG
- the LOC114822739 gene encoding uncharacterized protein isoform X2 encodes MDFRTNDPNLEGEAQDNNQPDHRHETAEDDDYGRSQPQTGDGASPGKIFIGGLARETTTAQFIKYFGAYGEIIDSVIMKDRKTGQPRGFGFVTYADPSVVDRVIEETHVINGKQVEIKRTIPRGAMGSKDFKTKKIFVGGIPTTVNEEEFSDFFSQYGEVKEHQIMRDHSTGRSRGFGFVTFDTDQAVDELLDKGNKLDFAGAQVEIKKAEPKKPNQPAPPSKRYNDSRPAYGGGYGESYGGYGGGSYGGAGAYRSAAAYGGRGSAYGGYGGSEFGGYGVYGGGGGGGIGAYRGESSMGYSGRYGGAYSRGYDIGGGYGGAGEGYGGYGGAGGAAGGGGYGSGYDAGFGGGYGGGSGASFYGSRGGGYGGAGSGRYHPYGR; translated from the exons ATGGATTTTCGGACCAATGACCCCAACCTCGAAGGCGAAGCTCAGGACAATAACCAGCCAGACCACAGACACGAGACGGCGGAGGATGACGACTACGGCAGGTCCCAGCCTCAAACTGGCGACGGCGCCAGCCCCGG GAAAATCTTTATAGGGGGTTTGGCAAGAGAGACTACCACAG CGCAATTTATAAAGTATTTTGGTGCGTACGGTGAGATTATAGATTCAGTGATAATGAAGGACCGGAAGACGGGGCAACCCCGTGGTTTCGGGTTTGTGACGTATGCAGACCCCTCTGTGGTTGATAGAGTCATTGAGGAGACTCATGTTATCAATGGCAAACAA GTCGAAATCAAGCGAACAATACCCCGGGGAGCAATGGGGTCTAAGGATTTCAAGACTAAGAAGATATTTGTGGGTGGAATTCCAACAACCGTAAATGAAG AGGAGTTTAGCGACTTCTTTTCACAGTACGGAGAGGTTAAGGAACATCAGATTATGCGGGACCACTCCACCGGTCGCTCCCGTGGATTTGGATTTGTCACCTTTGACACAGATCAAGCAGTTGATGAACTCTTGGACAAGGGGAACAAGCTTGATTTTGCTGGAGCTCAG GTGGAGATAAAAAAGGCAGAGCCAAAGAAGCCAAACCAACCTGCACCACCATCGAAACGTTATAATGATTCTAGACCTGCATATGGTGGTGGGTATGGAGAAAGCTATGGTGGATATGGAGGTGGCAGTTACGGTGGTGCTGGTGCTTATAGGTCAGCTGCTGCCTATGGTGGTAGAGGGAGTGCTTATGGAGGATATGGTGGCAGTGAATTTGGCGGATATGGAGTATATGGCGGTGGCGGCGGTGGTGGTATAGGGGCTTATAGGGGAGAATCCTCCATGGGATATTCAGGCCGTTACGGAGGAGCCTACAGCAGAGGTTATGATATAGGAGGAGGTTATGGTGGAGCTGGGGAGGGTTATGGGGGATATGGAGGTGCTGGCGGGGCagctggtggtggtggttacGGGAGTGGCTATGATGCAGGTTTTGGAGGTGGCTACGGAGGTGGTAGTGGAGCTTCCTTTTACGGTAGTAGAGGAGGGGGATATGGTGGTGCAGGTAGCGGTCGATACCATCCATATGGGAGGTAG